Within the Neorhodopirellula lusitana genome, the region CCAACTGCATCGGCCACTCCTCCGCAAACATCGCCGCCATCGTCTTCAGCACCTCGTGGTCACCGCCCAGGTTCTGCATCAACACCTTGCGATCAATGACATCATCGCCCGGACCACTGGCCGCTGCATCTAAATCACCTGCCCCGGCATCCGAGGCCCGAGATCCCGACTCATCCGTCCCGCTCGCCAAGCGATTTTGGCGCGGCACGCCCTCTATGACCAAAGTCTCATCAACGGTCGGCGGAATTAGCTGCGATTCAGTGTTGGTGCTAGCCCCCCAAACACCGCCAAGGTCTTCCTCACTACCGGATTCGAGACCAATCGCATCGCGATCCCCTTCTACCCCGGACCGCCCACCCCCCAGATCGCCCTCAAATCCAGGCGTATTGCTATCCAAGCCATCCTCAGCCTCTAACGCCGAGTCCGCATACGGGCCCTCCGACTTCAAGGCATTCGCGGGATACGCTTCGACGACCGCGAACAATCGCGCCGGGGCGTACGGCTTCGAAACGTAATCCGTCATTCCCGCATCCAAGCACCGGATCCGATCGCCGCTCATCGCGTGCGCTGTCATCGCCACAATGGGAATATCAGCGTAAGTGGTCTCCTTCGCCGCACGGATGCGTCGCGTCGCCTCCAGTCCGTCCATGCCCGGCATCTGCACATCCATCAGCACCACGTCGAAAGCCTGGCTCGCCAACGCGTCCAACGCTTGCGGCCCGCCCTCCACACTCGTCACCCGGTGCCCGCGTGCGTAAAGCATGTGTTCGGCTACCGCTCGGTTGATCGCACCGTCTTCCACCAACAACACATGCCGCGCCAATTCACACGTCCCAAAGGCCGGATTCAACTGGTCGTCATCCACCGCCTCCGGTAACCGGGCCACTGAAACGCCACTCCCAACACCCGCGTCTCCCTCAACACCCGCGTTGCCGCCCGATGATCGACAGACGGTCGTCACCAACTCAATCAGCTCATGCGGCGAAACCGGCTTGGTCAAGCAACGCACAATGTTCCATTCCACCAACCACCGGCGATCCATCTCCGCCCCCATGGACGACAAGACCGCAATCGGCGTCTCGCTGATCAAGACACCCTCCACCGGAACCGCCGCCCGCACCCGCTGAGTCACTTCAAGGCCATCCACGTTGGGCATCATGTAGTCCAACAAGATCAACTCAAACGGCTCGCCCCGCGACGCCGCCTGTTGCAACGCCGGCACCACCTTATCCCCAGCCCCAACGCAGTCCACGACGCACCCCGCATCGTTGAGCAACTCGTTCAGGATAATGCGATTGATTTGATGATCGTCCACCACCAACACTCGCACTCCCGTCAGTTGCGGATTGTCGACCACGTCGGCCTGCGGAGCGATCTTCAGCGGCACATCGAACTCGAAACGACTGCCCTCCCCCGGCACACTTTCCACACTCAAACGCCCGCCCATCCGCTCGACCAAACGCGAACTGATCGCCAGCCCCAAACCGGTGCCACCGAACTGCCGCGTCGTGGAAGAATCCGCCTGCGTGAACGCTTCGAAAATTCTCGCTTTCTGTTCTCGGCCCATCCCGATTCCAGTATCGGAAACCGACAAGAAAACGCGGGCATGGCGAGCCGACTGGTTGTCCGACGGCAACACCGCCGCCGTCGCTGACGCGGCTCTCGGATCAACATCCATTAACGTCTCCTGGTCACTCACCCGTGCCTCGACAATGACCTCACCGTGCTCAGTGAACTTCAAAGCATTGCCAACTAAGTTCACCAAGACCTGGCGAATCCGGGTCGGATCCCCGATCACCCGGTCCGGTGTCCCCGGCGA harbors:
- a CDS encoding hybrid sensor histidine kinase/response regulator → MFLRAWYEYRLDYLLFTIAVLAGYGWVIWRIQRRSMRQAAVRQLRPQQQRSQKPKSTQSNSGQPASVLRSMKQAAIPRRKPKRRPGRSLAKPSAGQQSSRPSSAAGGADELVVDDGLPRSAVVFRPRLALAVLSVLLGVGFIGTEYLDRLQRRSLQEQLIGLAPTYAIELQQLGHESITLDTPPDDPKYRSILEAQERWLSVNPHVADIYTFRRAVPQASADSNATESESRLGKYQLIVDSATDYDGDGVITGRREERTEIGELYEEPDWRQVERAFSGAVVFDSNPFYDRWGYWVSANAPLRDSNGEIEALVGVDFPASKFIRSIVMTRLGAMGVLATFISTYLAGVTIIGLLKGGITEQAAYRERLRYQRDLATQAAADARRATRAKSEFLATMSHEIRTPMNGILGMAELLLNSPLQRKQRQFLSIMKGSADGLLSVLNDILDFSKIEAGRIELENIPFGLHELINQTVQTVAGGRSLLSSTVVGDGDVKEGKVELAVRISPGTPDRVIGDPTRIRQVLVNLVGNALKFTEHGEVIVEARVSDQETLMDVDPRAASATAAVLPSDNQSARHARVFLSVSDTGIGMGREQKARIFEAFTQADSSTTRQFGGTGLGLAISSRLVERMGGRLSVESVPGEGSRFEFDVPLKIAPQADVVDNPQLTGVRVLVVDDHQINRIILNELLNDAGCVVDCVGAGDKVVPALQQAASRGEPFELILLDYMMPNVDGLEVTQRVRAAVPVEGVLISETPIAVLSSMGAEMDRRWLVEWNIVRCLTKPVSPHELIELVTTVCRSSGGNAGVEGDAGVGSGVSVARLPEAVDDDQLNPAFGTCELARHVLLVEDGAINRAVAEHMLYARGHRVTSVEGGPQALDALASQAFDVVLMDVQMPGMDGLEATRRIRAAKETTYADIPIVAMTAHAMSGDRIRCLDAGMTDYVSKPYAPARLFAVVEAYPANALKSEGPYADSALEAEDGLDSNTPGFEGDLGGGRSGVEGDRDAIGLESGSEEDLGGVWGASTNTESQLIPPTVDETLVIEGVPRQNRLASGTDESGSRASDAGAGDLDAAASGPGDDVIDRKVLMQNLGGDHEVLKTMAAMFAEEWPMQLADFAKALESGDLSQVTATAHQLKGTAAALGAMQLHRVVTQIEDEGRGLEVRGPGSLDAKEARLDRWRERLQDLEDGGQIAAARLSELSADEGA